In Mercurialis annua linkage group LG6, ddMerAnnu1.2, whole genome shotgun sequence, the following are encoded in one genomic region:
- the LOC126653471 gene encoding serine/threonine-protein kinase VIK-like, protein MSSANSSSSSALTGETTGTTAGGGRGQPSPSSSSSSEKQKEKARVSRTSMILWHAHQNDAAAVRKLLEEDRSLVHARDYDNRTPLHVASLHGWIDVAKCLIEFGADVNAQDRWKNTPLADAEGAKKHNMIEFLKSYGGSSYGQNGSHFEPKPVAPPLPNKCDWEIDPSELDFSNSAIIGKGSFGEILKAYWRGTPVAVKRILPSLSDDRLVIQDFRHEVNLLVKLRHPNIVQFLGAVTEKKPLMLITEYLRGGDLHQYLKEKGALSPSTAINFALDIARGMAYLHNEPNVIIHRDLKPRNVLLVNSNADHLKVGDFGLSKLIKVQNSHDVYKMTGETGSYRYMAPEVFKHRKYDKKVDVFSFAMILYEMLEGEPPLSNYEPYEAAKFVAEGHRPTFRAKGFTIELKELTDQCWAADMNRRPSFLEILKRLEKIKEALPADHHWSLFNA, encoded by the exons ATGAGTTCCGCCAATTCCTCGTCATCCTCCGCCCTCACCGGCGAAACTACGGGGACGACAGCAGGCGGAGGTCGAGGACAACCGTCGCCATCATCGTCATCATCATCGGAGAAGCAAAAGGAGAAGGCGAGAGTGAGCAGGACGTCAATGATACTGTGGCACGCTCATCAAAACGACGCTGCAGCTGTAAGGAAACTTCTCGAGGAAGATAGATCCTTAGTTCACGCTAGGGATTATGATAATCGGACTCCACTCCACGTGGCTTCTCTTCATGGATGGATCGATGTTGCTAAGTGTTTGATTGAGTTTGGCGCTGACGTCAACGCTCAAGATCGCTGGAAGAACACG CCTTTAGCTGATGCAGAAGGAGCTAAAAAGCATAATATGATTGAGTTCCTAAAATCATATGGTGGATCGTCTTAT GGGCAAAATGGAAGCCATTTTGAACCGAAACCTGTTGCACCGCCTTTACCCAACAAGTGTGATTGGGAAATTGATCCGTCTGAGCTTGACTTCTCGAACTCAGCAATTATTGGGAAG GGATCTTTTGGCGAAATTTTGAAAGCGTATTGGCGTGGAACACCAGTAGCTGTTAAGCGGATTCTTCCATCACTCTCAGATGATAGATTGGTGAT TCAGGACTTCAGACATGAGGTGAATTTGCTAGTGAAGCTTCGCCACCCTAATATAGTTCAATTTCTAGGAGCTGTCACAGAGAAGAAGCCCCTTATGTTGATCACAGAGTATTTACGAGGG GGTGATCTCCATCAGTACCTGAAGGAAAAGGGTGCACTTAGTCCTTCAACAGCCATCAATTTTGCATTAGATATTGCCAG AGGCATGGCATATCTTCACAATGAGCCAAATGTCATTATTCATAGAGACTTGAAACCAAG GAATGTTCTTTTAGTCAACTCCAATGCTGACCATTTGAAAGTTGGAGATTTTGGACTAAGCAAGCTCATCAAGGTTCAGAATTCTCATGATGTCTACAAAATGACTGGCGAGACAGGGAGCT ATCGCTACATGGCTCCAGAAGTTTTCAAGCACCGGAAATATGATAAGAAGGTTGATGTGTTTTCTTTTGCAATGATACTATACGAG ATGCTGGAAGGGGAACCCCCACTGTCAAACTATGAGCCTTATGAAGCAGCCAAGTTTGTGGCAGAGGGGCACAGGCCGACATTTCGTGCTAAAGGATTTACCATTGAGTTGAAAGA ATTAACAGATCAGTGTTGGGCAGCTGACATGAACAGAAGACCTTCTTTTCTGGAAATCCTCAAGAGGCTTGAAAAGATAAAGGAAGCGTTACCTGCGGATCATCACTGGAGCTTATTCAATGCATAA
- the LOC126653475 gene encoding serine/threonine-protein kinase VIK-like: MSSGKSSSSAYTGEPTTVGGGRGQPSPSSSEKQKKKARVSRTSMILWHAHQNDAAAVRKLLEEDRFLVHARDSDYRTPLHVASLHGWIDVAKCLIEFGADVNAQDRWKNTPLADAEGAKKHNMVGFLKSYGGLSYGQNGSHLEPKPVAPPLPNKCDCEIDPSELDFSNSANTGKDENGGLEGEMRLNSVDQARISSRCWWRILGKVCSYLKTRMKL; the protein is encoded by the exons ATGAGTTCTGGCAAATCCTCATCCTCTGCCTACACCGGCGAGCCGACGACAGTAGGCGGAGGGCGAGGACAACCATCGCCATCATCATCAGAGAAGCAAAAGAAGAAGGCTAGAGTGAGCAGGACGTCAATGATACTATGGCATGCACATCAAAACGACGCCGCAGCTGTAAGGAAACTTCTAGAGGAAGATAGATTCTTAGTTCACGCGAGGGATTCTGATTATCGGACTCCACTTCACGTGGCTTCTCTTCATGGATGGATCGATGTTGCTAAGTGTTTGATTGAGTTTGGAGCTGACGTCAACGCTCAAGATCGTTGGAAGAACACG CCTTTAGCTGATGCAGAAGGAGCTAAAAAGCATAACATGGTTGGGTTCCTAAAGTCATATGGTGGATTGTCTTAT GGGCAAAATGGAAGCCATCTTGAACCAAAACCTGTTGCACCACCTTTACCGAACAAGTGTGACTGCGAAATTGATCCATCTGAGCTCGACTTCTCGAACTCTGCAAATACTGGGAAG gaTGAAAATGGAGGCCTGGAAGGGGAAATGAGGCTAAACAGTGTAGATCAAGCCCGAATAAGTTCCAGATGCTGGTGGAGGATATTAGGGAAGGTGTGCTC GTATTTGAAGACGAGAATGAAGCTgtaa
- the LOC126653472 gene encoding uncharacterized protein LOC126653472 — MDSLASSVVLPPSSNPLHLQQQRCRLIPPSSSFYGRTFRLRFSSKREPGQVLCKLSSGPDHPEDENENEVDRALHLDGTIPGTSDEFVKQVSSRAYHMRSHLQQSFHTSTYDVLESNPWRETSKPVYVLTHRENQLCTMKTRTNRSEVERELGVLFSKGGKWRPERQNHAKQSRSSPDKFQMMVEDIREGVLVFEDENEAVKYCDLLQGGGKGCEGVAEIDASSVFDICRKMRALAVLFRRGRTPPLPQSLELNLRARKRSLEDQQDLI; from the exons ATGGACTCACTGGCATCTTCTGTGGTTCTTCCTCCTAGTAGTAACCCTCTCCATCTACAACAACAACGCTGTCGTTTAATACCTCCTTCCTCTTCGTTCTATGGTCGCACCTTTCGTCTTCGCTTTTCATCAAAAAGGGAACCCGGACAAGTGTTGTGTAAATTGAGCAGCGGACCTGATCATCCAGAagacgaaaatgaaaatgaagttGACAGGGCGCTTCATCTGGACGGTACAATTCCAGGGACCTCGGATGAATTTGTGAAGCAAGTGTCTTCTCGTGCTTATCACATGCGTAGTCATCTTCAACAATCCTTTCATACCTCCACTTATGATG TCTTGGAATCGAATCCATGGAGAGAAACCTCAAAGCCTGTGTATGTACTTACTCACAGAGAAAACCAGCTCTGCACTATGAAAACTCGAACAAACCGCag TGAAGTAGAGAGAGAGCTTGGGGTTTTATTTTCTAAAGGAGGAAAATGGAGGCCTGAAAGGCAAAATCATGCTAAACAATCTAGATCAAGCCCTGATAAGTTCCAGATGATGGTGGAGGATATCAGGGAGGGCGTACTT GTATTTGAAGACGAGAATGAAGCTGTAAAATATTGTGATTTACTGCAAGGAGGAGGTAAAGGTTGTGAAGGTGTTGCAGAAATTGACGCCTCATCG GTGTTTGATATTTGCCGTAAAATGAGAGCTCTTGCTGTTCTATTCCGAAGGGGAAGGACGCCTCCTCTACCACAAAGCCTTGAACTTAATTTGAGAGCTCGTAAGCGATCCCTTGAAGATCAACAAGACTTGATATGA
- the LOC126653473 gene encoding vesicle transport v-SNARE 12-like, translating to MSDVFEGYERQYCDLSANLSRKCNAASLLSDSVEKKEKISDIKSGLDECDVLIRKMDLEARSLQPSVKAMLLAKLREYKSDLNNLKRDFKRITSGNPSREELLESGLPDLHSVSADQRERMAMSVERLNQSGDRIKESRRTMLETEELGVSILEDLHQQRQTLLNSHNKLHGVDDAIDKSKKVLTSMSRRITKNKWIAGSVIAALILAIIIIISFKFSHH from the exons ATGAGCGATGTATTCGAAGGATACGAGCGGCAGTACTGCGACCTCTCCGCTAATCTCTCCCGTAAATGTAACGCCGCTTCTCTTCTCTCCGATTCAG TGGAGAAGAAGGAGAAAATCTCCGACATCAAATCTGGACTCGACGAGTGTGATGTCCTG ATTCGGAAAATGGACCTTGAGGCACGAAGTTTACAGCCGAGTGTTAAAGCTATGTTACTTGCTAAATTGAGAGAATATAAATCTGATCTTAATAATCTCAAGAGAGATTTTAAGAGAATAACCTCTGGTAATCCCTCTCGTGAAGAGTTGTTGGAGTCTGGCTTGCCCGATTTACACTCG GTATCTGCAGATCAAAGAGAAAGAATGGCTATGTCAGTGGAGAGACTAAACCAGTCCGGCGACAGGATTAAGGAGAGTAGAAGAACAATGCTGGAGACTGAAGAGCTTGGTGTTTCAATTCTTGAAGATCTGCATCAACAACGCCAAACTCTTTTAAATTCTCATAATAag CTTCATGGCGTAGATGATGCCATCGACAAGAGTAAGAAAGTCTTGACTTCAATGTCAAGAAGAATAACCAAAAACAAGTGGATTGCTGGCTCAGTGATCGCTGCTCTTATTCTTGCCATCATCATAATCATCTCATTCAAGTTTTCTCATCACTGA